The following proteins are co-located in the Nonlabens ponticola genome:
- the lpxB gene encoding lipid-A-disaccharide synthase: MKYYIIAGEASGDLHGSLLMQQLQEVDSEAQFRFWGGDLMQAQGGTLVKHYKDLAFMGFVEVLGNLRTIFKNIKLCKQDIESYSPDVIIYIDYPGFNFRIMKWARSNGYKNHYYISPQIWAWKEGRIKAIKRDVDEMYVILPFEKDFYEQKHQFPVHFVGHPLIDAIQQRDQVDHVKFLKKHKLDDRPLIALLPGSRKQEIKSMLKVMLSLATDYPDYQFVIAGAPGQDLEFYDQFTQSSDVQVVMNETYDLLSLAHAALVTSGTATLETALFKVPQVVCYKGSTISYHIAKRIIKLDYISLVNLIMDAPVVTELIQKDFNKKSLSKELDLILDATHRNKIFAEYYDLEKKLGGAGASEQTAGLIYKSLM; this comes from the coding sequence ATGAAATATTACATCATTGCAGGTGAGGCCAGCGGCGATTTGCACGGCTCACTATTGATGCAGCAATTGCAGGAGGTTGATAGCGAGGCACAATTTAGATTTTGGGGTGGTGATTTGATGCAGGCACAAGGCGGCACGCTCGTTAAACACTACAAGGATCTCGCGTTTATGGGATTTGTTGAGGTGTTGGGCAACCTGCGCACCATTTTCAAGAACATCAAGTTGTGTAAGCAGGATATAGAGTCTTACAGTCCAGATGTGATCATCTATATTGATTATCCAGGCTTTAATTTCAGGATTATGAAATGGGCCAGGAGCAATGGCTACAAAAACCACTATTACATATCACCACAAATATGGGCATGGAAAGAAGGTCGCATCAAGGCCATCAAGCGCGATGTGGACGAGATGTATGTCATCTTGCCTTTTGAGAAAGATTTCTATGAACAAAAACATCAGTTTCCTGTTCATTTTGTAGGTCATCCATTGATTGATGCCATCCAGCAGCGCGATCAGGTAGATCATGTGAAGTTCTTGAAGAAACACAAGCTGGATGATCGACCGCTTATCGCACTATTGCCGGGCAGTCGCAAACAGGAAATCAAGAGCATGCTCAAGGTCATGCTATCACTAGCTACAGATTATCCAGATTATCAATTTGTGATCGCTGGCGCACCAGGCCAAGATCTCGAGTTTTATGATCAGTTTACACAATCTAGCGACGTGCAAGTCGTTATGAATGAGACCTATGATTTACTGTCTTTGGCTCATGCCGCGCTGGTAACATCAGGAACGGCGACGCTAGAAACTGCACTATTTAAAGTACCACAAGTAGTATGCTACAAGGGTAGCACCATATCGTATCACATCGCAAAACGCATCATAAAACTGGATTATATATCGCTGGTCAACCTAATTATGGATGCACCAGTGGTCACAGAATTAATCCAAAAAGACTTCAATAAAAAATCCCTTTCCAAAGAGTTGGACTTGATACTTGATGCCACGCATCGCAATAAGATTTTTGCGGAATATTATGACCTTGAGAAAAAGTTGGGTGGCGCTGGTGCCAGCGAGCAAACAGCTGGTTTAATATATAAATCCCTAATGTAG
- a CDS encoding peptide MFS transporter encodes MEYRFGGSITNQKTVLGHPSGLFVLFFTEMWERFSYYGMRALLVLFLISAVVDGGWGWDRADATLLYGWYTGLVYLTPIIGGFIADKYTGYRNAIVIGALLMTLGHASMALEGFTSNFFFIGLTLLIVGNGLFKPNISSIVGQLYKSQGKEKDAGYTIFYMGINAGAFLGILLCGYIGESPDWGWHYGFGLAGIFMFFGMLQFYYAQKIFGRIGLSPNSTEDFDDAVEDEIEKTSEIVEDVVDEAKKSKVTRDRLIVISVFAFFTIFFWWAFEQAGSSMTIFANDYTDRILEGDGATIFKVVNTILTVGPMLIITYVLAMLFKQTFEKYALANILLATSFVIIWIIVIYMLKQQFSDPAPEVPASWFGILNSFFIIAFAPLFSKIWESKYNPSGPVKFAIGLILLGLGFGFLAYGSMDVPLGAKTASLSMIFLVVAYLLHTLGELCVSPVGLSYVSKLAPVKLVGLMFGIWFVANFIANLTAGVTASYLDPIVEEYGLAVFFGIFTAIPVAAGLVMLGINKWMISKMHGIR; translated from the coding sequence ATGGAATATAGATTCGGCGGATCGATAACAAATCAAAAAACAGTTTTAGGCCATCCATCTGGATTGTTTGTGTTGTTCTTTACAGAAATGTGGGAACGTTTTTCTTACTATGGAATGCGTGCACTACTCGTTCTGTTTTTAATCTCGGCTGTAGTTGATGGTGGTTGGGGTTGGGATCGTGCAGATGCAACGTTACTCTATGGCTGGTACACTGGTCTCGTTTACTTAACTCCAATAATAGGCGGTTTCATTGCAGATAAATACACTGGTTATAGAAATGCCATTGTCATAGGTGCCTTACTTATGACATTAGGCCATGCTAGTATGGCACTGGAAGGTTTTACAAGCAACTTCTTCTTTATAGGGCTCACATTACTTATTGTGGGTAATGGCTTGTTCAAGCCTAATATTTCATCCATTGTAGGTCAGCTTTATAAATCACAAGGAAAGGAAAAAGACGCCGGATATACTATATTTTATATGGGTATCAATGCAGGAGCTTTTTTAGGAATTTTATTATGTGGTTACATAGGTGAATCACCAGATTGGGGTTGGCATTATGGCTTTGGACTAGCAGGTATTTTCATGTTCTTTGGAATGCTTCAATTTTATTACGCACAGAAGATATTTGGTAGAATAGGTCTTTCACCTAACTCAACAGAAGATTTTGATGATGCCGTTGAAGATGAAATTGAGAAAACCTCTGAGATTGTAGAAGATGTCGTTGACGAGGCAAAGAAATCTAAGGTTACACGTGACAGACTAATAGTTATTAGTGTGTTTGCATTTTTTACAATCTTCTTCTGGTGGGCGTTCGAGCAGGCAGGAAGTTCTATGACCATATTTGCAAATGATTATACTGATAGAATACTAGAAGGTGATGGCGCCACGATATTTAAAGTTGTTAATACTATTTTGACCGTTGGTCCTATGTTAATTATCACTTATGTTTTGGCAATGCTCTTTAAACAGACATTTGAAAAATATGCATTGGCTAATATTCTGCTGGCAACGAGTTTCGTAATTATATGGATTATCGTTATTTACATGCTTAAGCAACAATTTAGCGATCCAGCACCTGAAGTTCCTGCATCATGGTTTGGGATTTTAAATTCTTTCTTCATAATAGCCTTTGCACCTCTATTTTCTAAAATTTGGGAAAGCAAATACAATCCATCTGGCCCAGTCAAATTTGCCATTGGTTTGATTTTATTAGGTTTAGGTTTTGGCTTCCTGGCTTATGGATCGATGGATGTTCCTTTAGGTGCAAAAACTGCGTCCTTGAGTATGATATTCCTGGTAGTAGCTTATCTATTACATACACTCGGCGAGCTTTGTGTCTCACCAGTTGGTTTATCGTATGTAAGTAAATTGGCTCCAGTCAAACTAGTAGGACTTATGTTCGGTATTTGGTTTGTAGCTAACTTTATTGCAAATCTCACGGCAGGTGTGACGGCTAGTTATCTTGATCCTATTGTTGAGGAGTATGGTCTTGCAGTCTTCTTCGGAATATTTACGGCGATTCCAGTTGCAGCCGGTCTGGTAATGCTAGGCATCAATAAATGGATGATCAGCAAGATGCACGGCATACGATAG
- a CDS encoding thioredoxin family protein has product MKILGAFLFFFIAVTAHAQVNWMSMNDALAAQKKEPRKILFKTYTESCPNCKWMDEHAFAKAELANYINTHYYPVAFDAEGKEPITYKGKKYGNKNYGRYRGAQHELAEKLRIFEYPTLIFFDERGNVINPVPGKMGPKKLEIYVTMLADDTYKSIRTGKDWADYQANFNYQLQD; this is encoded by the coding sequence ATGAAGATTTTAGGAGCTTTCTTATTTTTTTTTATCGCTGTCACCGCTCATGCACAGGTCAACTGGATGAGCATGAATGACGCGCTCGCGGCGCAGAAAAAAGAGCCGCGCAAGATTCTTTTTAAGACCTACACAGAGTCTTGTCCTAATTGTAAGTGGATGGATGAGCACGCTTTCGCGAAAGCGGAACTCGCCAACTACATCAACACACACTACTATCCAGTGGCCTTTGATGCAGAAGGAAAGGAACCCATTACCTATAAGGGAAAAAAGTACGGCAATAAAAACTATGGCCGCTATCGTGGTGCCCAACACGAGCTCGCAGAAAAACTAAGAATCTTTGAATATCCAACGCTCATTTTCTTCGATGAGCGCGGCAATGTGATCAATCCAGTACCAGGCAAGATGGGTCCTAAAAAATTGGAAATCTATGTCACCATGCTGGCAGACGACACCTACAAATCCATAAGAACAGGAAAGGACTGGGCAGATTATCAAGCCAACTTCAATTACCAGCTCCAAGATTAG
- a CDS encoding S9 family peptidase — MIKYTLWMLAFLLAAPLAIAQQNITVEDIYTGEFRTDGLQSLRSLKNGEEYLVLNYNADRSQTVDKYSYKTGDQLETLVSSIDLKLPIQNYVLSDDEQQMLIISQRIPIFRRSANSKVHIYNLKTKQLQPLSNNLVRSASFSPDGKKVGYVFENNLYYKDLVSGETIQVTDDGVTNELINGVTDWVYEEEFSLVRAYQFSPDGKQIAFISFDEREVPEFSMDVYGRGLYQSPYVFKYPKAGEKNSVVALNVYDVATKERKVVDLKRDEEFYIARINYSPTGQLAAQVLNRHQNVLDFYYVDPAGNASIAFTENDDAYVDVTDDLTFLDNGDFLWTSEKDNWRHIYLYDASGKEKKQLTSGNWDVTSYYGYDPESKRIFYQSTEDGSINRGIYSVTLKGKSKKKLSKMVGSNRASFSDNFTYFINTYSSATRPPVYTLQQAKDGKIVREIQNNDDLLVKLEDYKLSPKEFSTINVNGNDLNMYMIKPLDFDASKKYPVLMFQYSGPGSQQVSNSWYGANDYWHSMLANEGYIVVCVDPRGTGFKGADFKKVTQKELGKYEVEDQIEAARQLGDMDYVDAERIGIWGWSYGGFMSSNCILKGNDVFSTAIAVAPVTNWRYYDTIYTERYMTTPQENASGYDENSPINHVEKLKGNYLLIHGSADDNVHVQNTMQMIEALVQANKQFEWAIYPDKNHGIYGGNTRIHLYNKMTNFIKENL; from the coding sequence ATGATAAAATATACCTTATGGATGCTGGCTTTTTTACTGGCCGCACCTCTTGCCATCGCGCAACAAAACATCACAGTTGAAGATATTTATACGGGAGAATTTCGCACCGATGGATTGCAGTCATTGCGATCTCTTAAAAATGGTGAGGAATACCTTGTTCTCAATTACAATGCAGACCGCAGCCAGACCGTTGACAAGTATAGCTACAAGACTGGTGACCAGCTAGAAACCTTAGTTTCCAGCATTGATTTGAAACTGCCTATACAGAATTATGTACTAAGCGACGATGAACAGCAAATGTTGATCATCTCACAGCGCATCCCAATCTTTAGAAGATCTGCCAACAGTAAGGTTCACATCTATAATCTAAAAACTAAGCAACTACAACCATTGAGCAACAATCTGGTGCGTAGCGCGTCTTTCTCGCCAGATGGTAAAAAAGTAGGTTATGTTTTTGAAAACAATCTATACTACAAGGATCTTGTAAGCGGTGAAACCATTCAGGTAACTGATGATGGCGTGACTAATGAGCTTATCAATGGTGTTACTGATTGGGTTTATGAAGAAGAATTCTCGTTGGTGAGAGCTTACCAATTTAGCCCAGATGGAAAGCAGATAGCTTTTATTTCTTTTGACGAGCGCGAGGTGCCAGAGTTTTCTATGGATGTTTATGGTAGAGGATTATATCAATCACCTTATGTGTTCAAGTACCCTAAAGCTGGTGAGAAAAACAGTGTTGTAGCGCTCAATGTTTATGATGTTGCTACCAAAGAACGCAAGGTCGTTGACCTAAAACGTGATGAGGAATTCTACATCGCTAGAATCAACTACTCGCCTACTGGTCAACTAGCTGCGCAGGTGCTTAACCGTCATCAAAACGTTTTGGATTTCTACTATGTAGATCCAGCAGGAAATGCTAGTATCGCTTTTACAGAAAATGATGATGCCTATGTTGATGTTACCGATGATTTGACATTCCTCGATAATGGTGACTTTCTTTGGACTAGTGAGAAAGATAACTGGAGACACATCTACTTATACGACGCTAGCGGTAAAGAAAAAAAGCAATTGACCAGCGGTAATTGGGATGTAACGTCCTACTATGGTTATGATCCTGAATCAAAACGCATTTTTTACCAGAGCACAGAAGATGGCAGTATCAATCGCGGAATCTACTCAGTTACATTGAAAGGCAAAAGCAAAAAGAAATTATCAAAAATGGTAGGTTCTAACCGAGCATCCTTTAGTGACAACTTTACTTACTTCATCAATACGTACTCAAGTGCGACGCGACCACCAGTTTACACCTTGCAACAAGCCAAAGACGGTAAAATCGTTAGAGAAATACAGAACAATGATGACTTGCTAGTAAAGCTAGAAGATTACAAACTATCACCTAAAGAATTTTCTACCATCAACGTAAACGGCAATGATCTCAACATGTATATGATCAAGCCGCTAGACTTTGACGCGAGTAAAAAGTATCCAGTATTAATGTTTCAATACAGTGGTCCAGGCTCGCAGCAAGTTTCCAACAGCTGGTATGGCGCCAACGATTACTGGCACAGTATGCTAGCAAATGAGGGCTACATTGTTGTTTGTGTAGATCCGCGTGGTACTGGATTCAAAGGCGCCGACTTTAAAAAAGTCACACAAAAAGAGCTAGGTAAATATGAAGTTGAGGATCAAATTGAAGCCGCGAGACAACTTGGCGACATGGATTATGTAGATGCAGAGCGCATAGGAATATGGGGTTGGAGCTACGGTGGTTTTATGAGTTCTAACTGTATTTTAAAAGGTAATGATGTTTTTAGCACAGCTATCGCGGTAGCACCAGTGACCAACTGGAGATACTACGACACCATTTATACAGAGCGTTACATGACCACACCGCAAGAAAATGCCAGCGGTTATGACGAGAACAGCCCAATAAATCACGTGGAGAAATTGAAAGGTAATTATCTACTTATTCACGGTAGTGCCGATGACAATGTACATGTGCAAAACACCATGCAAATGATAGAAGCACTTGTTCAAGCCAACAAACAGTTTGAATGGGCTATCTATCCAGATAAAAACCACGGTATCTACGGTGGTAATACACGCATTCATCTTTATAACAAGATGACCAACTTTATTAAGGAAAACCTATAA
- a CDS encoding ComEC/Rec2 family competence protein gives MRWLDYPLYRLLGFFVLGIISARFLEFDLLQLGAVSIVLFIAFLTSFFIFRFSVVSKWIFTLSSSLLFTVIGFCLYQIQTEVFPENHLSQLEQTSAEQLIDFTLTQQLATNQYNHRFYAKLHSVGGTQVSGSILVLFKKTDSVAVKVGSRLIAFDDINAASDGRNPGDFNYKEYLKSIDVYGQVYVDLPKILSVSSKTDLPWYVQLRNTLLEKLESSELKAQPRAMIEALILGQRQNVDPAVSRSFRDAGVIHILALSGLHVGIILLILRFATRWMHRLPYGRWLQAALLIVLLWCFAFLTGMSPSITRAVTMFSFVALGLAFKKKPSVFHSLTASALFLLVLDPRLLFQVGFQLSYTAVLGIVLLQPLFLSLFPKKRNFLYRLLINTFCVTLAAQLAVAPLSAFYFHQLPVSFIIGNMLLLPVLPIIIGLSILFFVTLLSNIPTSEFAVILNYIFETIIEVISVIGSWTSLIIKDIYLDSWQVVLIYIAMLGLALFIKPHVARSKKEQFILVKPNNMLHVSLVALILLIGVSLYDSMKDEEYFMVLHQSRASAITIANKDQAQLYCAAGNMESQRRANSIKRLSNVSFLQGKHIVIDSLPNLVSYGDRSILIIDESSVLGALDQVPEDAILLLQGSPKINLEELIMKVQPQIIISDGSNYPSDVKRWTATCEKMNVKFFNTYNDGAIDLLKL, from the coding sequence ATGCGTTGGCTTGATTATCCGCTTTATAGATTGCTGGGATTCTTTGTATTGGGAATAATCTCGGCGCGTTTTCTTGAGTTTGATTTACTACAGTTAGGTGCTGTTTCAATAGTATTGTTTATCGCTTTTTTAACCAGCTTCTTCATTTTTAGGTTCAGCGTGGTATCCAAGTGGATTTTCACTTTAAGTAGCAGCCTGCTATTTACTGTAATAGGATTTTGTCTATATCAGATTCAAACTGAGGTTTTTCCCGAGAATCACCTTTCACAATTAGAGCAAACAAGCGCTGAGCAACTCATAGACTTCACGCTCACGCAACAACTAGCTACTAATCAATACAATCATAGATTCTATGCCAAATTACATTCTGTCGGCGGCACTCAGGTGTCTGGAAGCATTTTAGTTCTTTTCAAAAAGACAGATTCCGTTGCAGTAAAAGTAGGGTCAAGACTTATAGCTTTTGATGATATAAATGCCGCCAGCGATGGTCGCAATCCAGGAGATTTTAATTATAAGGAATATTTGAAATCTATCGACGTTTACGGACAGGTTTATGTAGATCTTCCCAAGATCTTGTCAGTAAGTTCTAAAACGGACTTACCATGGTATGTGCAGTTGAGGAACACACTTCTAGAAAAACTAGAATCCTCAGAACTCAAGGCTCAACCACGAGCGATGATTGAGGCGTTGATTTTAGGGCAACGTCAAAATGTTGATCCGGCAGTAAGTCGCAGTTTTAGAGATGCTGGAGTAATTCACATACTTGCACTTAGCGGTTTACATGTTGGAATTATTTTATTGATATTAAGGTTTGCCACTAGATGGATGCACCGATTGCCTTATGGTAGATGGTTGCAGGCTGCGTTGTTAATTGTATTGTTATGGTGTTTTGCGTTCTTGACAGGAATGTCGCCATCTATAACCAGAGCGGTCACCATGTTTTCTTTTGTAGCATTGGGACTGGCATTCAAGAAAAAGCCATCGGTATTTCATAGTTTGACGGCATCGGCATTGTTTCTACTTGTTCTTGATCCTCGATTATTATTTCAAGTGGGTTTCCAACTTAGTTATACAGCTGTTCTGGGTATCGTGTTGTTACAGCCATTATTCTTGTCCTTATTTCCTAAGAAAAGAAATTTCTTATACAGACTATTGATCAATACATTTTGCGTGACGCTGGCAGCGCAGCTGGCAGTAGCGCCACTTAGTGCATTCTATTTTCATCAATTGCCCGTATCTTTTATCATAGGGAATATGCTCTTGCTACCTGTATTACCTATCATCATTGGGTTATCCATATTGTTTTTTGTAACGCTGTTGAGCAATATACCAACCTCAGAATTTGCTGTGATTCTCAATTACATTTTTGAAACAATTATCGAGGTCATAAGTGTTATAGGGAGTTGGACCTCATTAATCATTAAAGACATCTATCTTGACAGTTGGCAGGTGGTACTTATCTATATCGCAATGTTGGGATTAGCTCTTTTTATCAAGCCTCATGTTGCTCGCAGTAAAAAGGAACAATTTATTCTCGTAAAGCCGAATAATATGTTGCATGTGTCACTAGTTGCCTTGATTCTATTAATAGGTGTTTCATTATATGATTCCATGAAAGATGAAGAATATTTCATGGTATTACATCAGTCACGAGCAAGTGCCATAACAATAGCAAATAAAGACCAGGCGCAGCTTTATTGTGCTGCTGGAAATATGGAATCGCAACGACGCGCAAACAGTATCAAACGATTGTCAAATGTTAGTTTTCTGCAGGGAAAGCATATCGTGATTGACTCACTACCCAATCTAGTATCCTATGGCGACCGCAGTATCTTGATAATTGATGAGTCGTCTGTTTTGGGAGCTCTGGATCAAGTACCAGAAGATGCCATCCTATTATTGCAAGGATCACCTAAGATCAATCTAGAAGAACTGATCATGAAAGTACAGCCGCAAATCATTATCTCTGATGGGTCAAATTATCCCAGCGATGTAAAGCGATGGACAGCCACTTGTGAGAAAATGAACGTCAAATTCTTTAATACGTATAATGACGGTGCAATTGATTTACTTAAACTCTAA
- a CDS encoding GYDIA family GHMP kinase, protein MQKSQLVEIKEERFTAVGKFLITGEYAVLDNVDALAIPLKLKQHLSIEPKAESQIEWIGRDVDQSVWMHEKFKIDDTGSVTPDPDSASKLIEVLQTALQLAGKEGFSSGFTATTTLDFDRQYGMGTSSTFIAMVAQWIGCDPFELQFKTFGGSGYDIACATASKPIIYNYNDAQPEYDTIDFNPSFHKNLFFIYLNQKQNSRDSIAQFDASKLSGEIREELNTLPKKLVNAQDDLIQFQELIVRHELLISELIGLEPVKEKLFADYNGAIKSLGGWGGDFILAAGDPETPTYFRSRGYEDIYHWNNLIAH, encoded by the coding sequence ATGCAAAAATCACAGTTGGTCGAGATAAAAGAGGAACGTTTTACCGCAGTAGGAAAATTCTTGATTACGGGTGAGTATGCTGTGCTGGACAACGTTGATGCATTAGCAATCCCTTTAAAGTTAAAGCAGCACCTATCTATTGAGCCCAAAGCTGAAAGTCAGATTGAGTGGATCGGTCGTGATGTAGATCAAAGCGTCTGGATGCATGAAAAATTCAAGATTGATGATACAGGAAGTGTCACACCAGATCCTGATAGCGCCTCAAAGCTTATTGAAGTGTTGCAAACTGCTTTGCAGCTAGCAGGAAAGGAAGGTTTTTCAAGTGGGTTTACGGCAACCACAACATTAGATTTTGATAGACAGTACGGCATGGGAACCAGCAGTACTTTTATTGCTATGGTTGCTCAATGGATCGGTTGTGATCCTTTTGAATTACAGTTCAAGACCTTTGGCGGTAGTGGTTATGATATCGCATGCGCGACGGCGAGCAAACCTATCATCTACAATTACAACGATGCTCAACCAGAATATGATACCATAGATTTCAATCCTAGCTTCCATAAGAATCTCTTTTTTATTTATTTGAATCAAAAACAGAACAGTCGTGATAGCATCGCCCAATTTGATGCCAGTAAATTGTCTGGCGAGATACGAGAAGAGCTGAATACGTTGCCTAAAAAACTAGTAAACGCTCAAGACGATCTTATACAATTTCAAGAATTGATTGTCCGTCATGAATTATTGATTAGTGAATTGATAGGTCTGGAACCAGTGAAAGAAAAACTCTTTGCAGACTATAATGGCGCCATCAAATCTCTAGGTGGTTGGGGTGGCGATTTTATTCTTGCGGCTGGTGATCCTGAAACACCTACTTATTTTAGGTCTCGAGGTTATGAAGATATTTATCATTGGAACAATTTGATTGCTCATTGA
- a CDS encoding hydroxymethylglutaryl-CoA reductase, degradative gives MRQPVQGFSRLSKTEKIDWLIAHNLNNDPTAREILLQYWNSDEKLQELHDGFSENTISNYYLPLGLAPNFLINDKLVTIPMVIEESSVVAAASKAAKFWLDRGGFKTTIKGTTKSGQVHITYAGLRSEMDAFYAFAKADLLQSTEQINASMKARGGGLLDLQLVDKTKDLQGYYQLHATFDTRDAMGANFINTMLEQLATTFREKAAQFQGFSIAPPEVVMSILSNYVPDCTVHVETRCSIDKLGIINGISGADFARKFVQAVDIAIAEPYRAVTHNKGIMNGIDAVVLATGNDFRAVEAGVHAYAARDGQYRSLTRARVEDNELIFEAEFPLALGTVGGLTSLHPLAKLSLQIMGNPDARELMSFTAVCGLAQNFAALHSLVTTGIQAGHMKMHLANMLEQVGATDAEKVKLREAFSKTTPSYSSLKEEIQKLRS, from the coding sequence ATGAGACAACCTGTTCAAGGATTTTCCAGACTTTCCAAAACCGAAAAAATTGACTGGCTCATCGCCCATAATCTCAACAACGATCCTACAGCTCGCGAGATACTCTTGCAATACTGGAACAGCGACGAGAAATTACAGGAATTGCACGATGGCTTTAGTGAGAATACCATCTCAAATTATTATTTGCCGCTAGGTCTGGCTCCCAATTTTTTGATCAATGACAAGCTCGTCACCATTCCTATGGTGATTGAAGAGAGTAGTGTGGTGGCTGCTGCCAGTAAGGCGGCAAAATTCTGGCTGGATCGCGGTGGATTCAAGACGACGATTAAGGGCACGACAAAATCTGGGCAGGTACATATTACCTATGCTGGATTGCGCAGTGAGATGGATGCTTTTTATGCTTTCGCGAAAGCTGACTTATTACAATCTACTGAGCAAATCAATGCTAGTATGAAAGCTCGAGGTGGTGGCCTGCTAGACTTGCAGCTGGTGGATAAAACCAAAGATCTACAAGGATACTATCAATTGCACGCGACATTTGACACGCGCGATGCGATGGGAGCCAATTTTATCAATACCATGCTTGAGCAACTAGCGACGACATTTAGAGAAAAAGCTGCTCAATTTCAGGGCTTTTCTATTGCTCCACCAGAGGTTGTTATGAGCATCTTGAGCAATTATGTGCCAGATTGTACTGTTCATGTGGAGACTAGATGCAGTATCGATAAATTGGGTATCATCAACGGCATTAGCGGTGCAGACTTTGCCCGCAAGTTTGTGCAAGCCGTTGATATCGCCATTGCCGAGCCTTACCGAGCGGTAACACACAATAAAGGAATTATGAACGGCATTGATGCCGTGGTGCTTGCCACGGGAAATGACTTTAGAGCTGTAGAAGCTGGTGTTCATGCCTATGCCGCGCGCGATGGGCAGTATCGCAGTTTGACGCGCGCTAGAGTAGAGGACAACGAACTGATTTTTGAAGCAGAATTCCCATTGGCTTTAGGAACGGTTGGTGGATTGACTTCGCTGCATCCACTGGCAAAATTATCCTTACAAATTATGGGCAATCCCGATGCTCGTGAACTCATGTCTTTTACTGCCGTTTGTGGATTGGCTCAAAATTTTGCTGCATTACATTCATTAGTAACCACAGGAATCCAGGCAGGACACATGAAAATGCATCTAGCAAACATGCTGGAACAAGTAGGCGCAACCGATGCTGAAAAAGTCAAGTTAAGAGAAGCTTTTTCAAAGACCACACCTAGCTATTCTTCCTTAAAAGAAGAAATACAGAAACTAAGATCCTGA
- a CDS encoding C40 family peptidase: MEIFGITLSRKQNNYKSLYIAGALSLSIMFLASCGSARPKVITTKKEALRKGKVQNRSTSTASRGQDNYEIYQPEDDELLTVESNSLIDDAIENAMKYDGVRYKYGGSTRKGMDCSGLIHIAFDEAGEQVPRTSASFYAASEAIDIDEVRKGDLMFFATGRNRKKINHVALVVQVTPAEIRFVHATVSRGVTVSSFNEPYWLGRYISSGRLIP, translated from the coding sequence ATGGAGATTTTTGGGATTACGCTTTCGCGAAAGCAAAATAATTATAAATCACTTTACATCGCAGGAGCATTGAGTTTGTCAATCATGTTTCTTGCAAGTTGCGGTAGTGCACGTCCTAAAGTTATCACGACCAAAAAGGAGGCGCTGCGCAAGGGAAAAGTCCAAAATAGATCTACATCGACTGCCAGTCGAGGCCAAGACAATTATGAAATATACCAGCCCGAAGATGATGAATTGTTGACGGTCGAGAGTAATTCCTTAATTGACGATGCGATTGAAAATGCTATGAAATATGACGGCGTGCGATATAAATATGGCGGTTCTACTAGAAAGGGCATGGATTGTAGCGGCTTGATTCATATTGCGTTTGATGAGGCTGGCGAGCAAGTGCCCAGAACGAGTGCCAGTTTTTATGCCGCAAGTGAGGCGATTGATATCGATGAGGTGCGCAAGGGTGATTTGATGTTTTTTGCCACGGGTCGCAACCGTAAAAAAATCAATCACGTGGCGCTAGTCGTGCAAGTCACGCCTGCCGAAATACGTTTTGTACACGCCACCGTTTCTCGCGGTGTCACGGTTTCTTCTTTTAATGAGCCGTACTGGTTGGGCAGATATATCAGTTCAGGAAGACTTATTCCTTAA